A region of Desulfolithobacter dissulfuricans DNA encodes the following proteins:
- a CDS encoding succinate dehydrogenase/fumarate reductase iron-sulfur subunit, producing MAAKKINLTVKVWRQSGPEQPGALETYQLQNISTDMSFLEMLDVLNDQLTLEGKEPVAFDHDCREGICGMCGAVVNGIAHGPEKETTLCQLHMRHFQDGQTIIIEPFRAGAFPLIKDLVVDRSAFDRIIQAGGFVSVNTGSPQDANNLPVAQNKAEQAMDAAACIGCGACVAACPNAAAMLFVSAKISQLALLPQGQPERKRRALAMVEAMDREGFGNCGNERECENVCPKGISIRNVARLNREYLRAAFTADE from the coding sequence ATGGCAGCAAAAAAAATCAATCTCACGGTCAAGGTCTGGCGTCAGTCCGGGCCAGAGCAGCCAGGCGCACTGGAAACATATCAGCTGCAAAACATTTCCACGGATATGTCCTTTCTGGAAATGCTCGATGTGCTCAATGATCAGTTGACCCTGGAAGGGAAAGAACCGGTGGCCTTTGACCATGACTGCCGCGAGGGAATCTGCGGCATGTGCGGGGCAGTGGTCAACGGGATTGCCCATGGTCCGGAAAAGGAGACCACTCTCTGTCAGCTGCACATGCGTCATTTCCAGGACGGCCAGACCATTATCATCGAGCCTTTCCGGGCCGGGGCTTTTCCGCTGATCAAGGACCTGGTGGTGGATCGGTCCGCCTTTGACCGGATCATCCAGGCCGGCGGTTTTGTCTCGGTCAACACCGGCTCACCCCAGGATGCCAACAACCTGCCGGTGGCCCAGAACAAGGCCGAGCAGGCCATGGACGCTGCCGCCTGCATCGGCTGCGGAGCCTGTGTCGCCGCCTGTCCCAATGCGGCGGCCATGCTTTTTGTCTCGGCCAAGATCTCCCAGCTGGCCCTGCTGCCACAGGGTCAGCCTGAACGCAAACGGCGGGCTCTCGCCATGGTTGAGGCCATGGACCGGGAAGGTTTCGGCAACTGCGGTAATGAGCGCGAATGTGAAAACGTCTGCCCCAAGGGCATCTCGATACGCAACGTCGCCAGGCTCAACCGCGAATACCTGCGCGCCGCCTTCACCGCGGACGAATAG